In the genome of Hyphomicrobium sp. ghe19, the window AGCGTAAACGCCGACCGTCATGGCGGTGTCGCAGGATGCTGCCAGATTGCTCTCACGGGGTTCAAAGCCCCCATGAGATTCGCTTCAAATTCGGGCTGTTGGCGGCGTTGTCGAGCGTAATCCCGCCTCCGGCCTGAGGTGAGCCAGCCAGCATCGAGCCGTTATTCGGCCTCTGGCTCTGTCCGTCCTCGAAAGCCCGTTGCCAGCACGTAAAGCTCCGAGCTTTCGGCACGGCTTGCCGGCGGCTTTACGTGGCGCACCGTCTTGAAGTCGCGCTTCAACGCATCGAGCAGGTCTCGCTCGGTGCCGCCTTGGAAGACTTTGCAAAGGAACACGCCGCCGGGCTCCAGCACGTCGGCCGCGAAGGCGGCGGCGGCTTCAGCGAGACCCATGATGCGCATGTGATCGGTCTTGGCGTGGCCGACGGTCGGCGCGGCCATGTCCGACAGGACGACATCGGCTTTGCCACCCCGCAGATGCGATTTCAGAAGGTCTTCGGCATTCGGATCGGTGAAGTCCATCTCGATGATCTCGACGCCGGTGATCGGCTCGAAATTCAGGTAGTCGATGGCGACCACCTGGCCTTTGCCCTCGGCCGCCTTGACGCGCTCGGCTGCTTCCTGCGACCAGCCGCCAGGAGCCGCCCCAAGGTCGATGATCCGCTGACCGGATTTCAGAAAATGGTATCGCGCATCGATCTCACGCAGCTTGAACGCCGCGCGGGACCGCAGCCCTTCCCGCTTCGACGCCGTCACGTAGGGATCGTTCAACTGGCGCTCGAGCCAGCGCGCAGACGAAACGGAGCGCTTGCGCGCCGTCTTGACGGTGGTGCGCATCTGGCGCTGACCGCCGCTCAGGCTGCTCGCGCGATTGCCGCTGCCGCCCTTTCTGTTGCCTTTGTCTGCCACGATTATTTAACGCCGCTTGACTGCTTCGAACGTCCACGCCGGCGACGTCCGGCACGCCAGACACCGTCTTCCATCATCAATCGCATCAAAATGCCTTCTCTAAGTCCGCGGTCGGCTACCCGCAGGCGCTCCGCGGGCCATTGCTTCAGTATCGCGTCGAGGATCGCGCATCCGGCAAGAACGAGATCGGCCCGTTCCCTTCCGATGCAAGGCTGCATTACGCGCTCTTCGTAGGTTTGTCCGAGAAGCGTCGACGTTACATCGTCTATCTCGGGGACGTTCAACCAGATTCCATCGACGCGCTTGCGATCGTAGCGTTCGAGCCCAAGCTTCACGCCTGCGATCGTCGTAACCGTTCCCGACGTGCCGAGGAAGTGGATGGACTTGCCAGCCATCTGCTCAGAAAAACGATGCTTCGCTTCGAACGGCACGAGCAGCTCGGTCACGGCACGCGACATTGCCTTGAACGTTCCCGGGGTGACGTCGCGGCCGCCGTAGTGCTCCGCCAATGTCACGACGCCCACCGGAAGAGATTCCCACGCGACGATCGCATCGTTCACGTCGGAGCGTCCGGTTAGCACATCGCGGCGGGTGCCGAGCCGCGTCATATCAAGCCAAATGATCTCCGACGAGCCGCCGCCGAT includes:
- a CDS encoding RlmE family RNA methyltransferase is translated as MRTTVKTARKRSVSSARWLERQLNDPYVTASKREGLRSRAAFKLREIDARYHFLKSGQRIIDLGAAPGGWSQEAAERVKAAEGKGQVVAIDYLNFEPITGVEIIEMDFTDPNAEDLLKSHLRGGKADVVLSDMAAPTVGHAKTDHMRIMGLAEAAAAFAADVLEPGGVFLCKVFQGGTERDLLDALKRDFKTVRHVKPPASRAESSELYVLATGFRGRTEPEAE